One Brassica napus cultivar Da-Ae chromosome A1, Da-Ae, whole genome shotgun sequence genomic region harbors:
- the LOC106406076 gene encoding receptor-like protein kinase HERK 1 isoform X2 translates to MSDKLASNLLSSDNQEILASQSSSSSSDIYQTARVFTGVARYKFSVARGRHWVRLHFSPFNYQTYQMGSANFAVSSQTHVLLTDFTVKSRDVKEYSLNVDTDDLVLTFTPSGGSFAFVNAIEVISVPDSLITSSPPPRVVGASGAFQGSLSSHAFETIHRLNMGGSLVTPNNDTLTRTWQPDSGFLLEKNLAKTVSKIPSVNFVPGYATEETAPKTVYGTCTEMNSDQNPNAIFNVTWELDVDPGFHYFLRFHFCDIVSLSLNQLYFNLYIDSMLAVTDLDLSTYVDNTLAGAYSMDLVMPSPKSSNKMRVSIGPSTVHTDYPNAIVNGLEIMKMNNSRGQLSDGAFVPGGGGPSTKQKNVGLIVGATVGPLLALALLGACFVFFCKKRKRGQDGYSKTWMPFSINGTSVGSKGSRGTTLTSITTNANYRIPFAAVKDATNNFDESRNIGVGGFGKVYKGELNDGTRVAVKRGNPKSQQGLAEFRTEIEMLSQFRHRHLVSLIGYCDENNEMILVYEYMENGTVKGHLYGSGLPSLTWKQRLEICIGAARGLHYLHTGDSKPVIHRDVKSANILLDENFMAKVADFGLSKTGPELDQTHVSTAVKGSFGYLDPEYFRRQQLTEKSDVYSFGVVLFEVLCARPVIDPTLPREMVNLAEWAMKWQKKGLLDQIIDQSLRGNIRPDSLRKFAETAEKCLADYGVDRPSMGDVLWNLEYALQLQEAVVDGEPEDNSTNMIGDLPPQINNFSQGDTSVNVPGTAGRFEESSIDDLSGVSMSKVFSQLVKSEGR, encoded by the coding sequence ATGTCCGATAAGCTCGCCTCCAACTTACTCTCCTCTGACAACCAAGAGATCCTCGCGAGTcaaagcagcagcagcagctccgACATCTACCAGACGGCCAGAGTCTTCACCGGAGTCGCTCGCTACAAATTCTCCGTCGCTCGTGGCCGTCACTGGGTCCGTCTCCATTTCAGTCCCTTCAACTACCAAACCTACCAAATGGGCTCTGCCAACTTCGCGGTTTCGTCACAGACTCATGTGCTCTTAACCGACTTCACGGTCAAGAGCAGAGATGTAAAAGAGTACTCTTTGAACGTAGACACCGATGATCTCGTCCTCACGTTTACTCCCTCTGGTGGTTCCTTTGCGTTTGTGAACGCTATTGAGGTTATCTCCGTGCCCGACTCATTGATCACTTCTTCTCCTCCCCCGAGGGTAGTAGGCGCCTCGGGGGCCTTTCAGGGGAGCTTGTCGTCGCATGCTTTCGAAACCATTCATAGACTGAACATGGGCGGTTCGCTTGTTACCCCTAACAACGATACTCTCACAAGAACTTGGCAGCCCGACTCGGGTTTTCTCCTGGAGAAGAATCTAGCTAAAACTGTGTCTAAGATTCCGTCTGTTAACTTTGTTCCAGGCTATGCAACGGAGGAGACTGCGCCCAAAACTGTGTACGGTACTTGCACTGAGATGAATTCCGACCAGAACCCCAATGCCATTTTCAATGTCACGTGGGAGTTGGACGTTGATCCGGGGTTTCACTACTTTTTACGCTTCCACTTCTGCGACATCGTGAGCTTGTCTCTCAACCAGCTGTATTTCAATCTTTACATCGACTCCATGCTCGCTGTTACCGATCTTGATCTCAGCACTTATGTGGATAACACCCTCGCTGGTGCATACAGCATGGACCTTGTAATGCCCTCGCCTAAGAGTAGTAATAAAATGCGTGTCAGCATTGGTCCTTCAACTGTTCACACTGACTACCCAAACGCGATTGTGAATGGACTGGAGATCATGAAGATGAACAACTCTCGAGGTCAGCTAAGCGACGGGGCATTTGTGCCAGGTGGTGGTGGTCCCAGCACTAAGCAGAAGAATGTTGGTTTGATTGTAGGTGCAACCGTTGGTCCGTTGCTCGCGTTAGCCCTCTTGGGAGCTTGCTTTGTCTTCTTCTGTAAGAAGCGGAAACGTGGCCAAGATGGTTACTCCAAGACTTGGATGCCGTTTTCGATTAATGGAACTTCGGTGGGAAGCAAAGGTTCACGTGGAACCACGCTCACAAGTATAACTACAAACGCCAACTACCGTATCCCCTTTGCGGCGGTTAAAGACGCTACAAACAACTTCGACGAGAGTCGCAACATTGGTGTGGGAGGTTTTGGGAAAGTCTACAAAGGAGAGCTTAACGATGGCACTAGAGTAGCTGTGAAGAGAGGGAACCCAAAGTCTCAGCAAGGGCTTGCTGAGTTCAGGACAGAAATAGAGATGTTATCACAGTTTCGGCACCGCCATTTGGTTTCTCTGATCGGTTACTGCGACGAGAACAACGAGATGATACTGGTTTACGAGTATATGGAGAATGGAACGGTGAAGGGTCATCTTTACGGCTCGGGTCTTCCTAGCTTGACTTGGAAACAACGCCTTGAGATCTGCATTGGCGCGGCTAGAGGATTGCATTACCTTCACACGGGTGACTCCAAACCTGTCATCCACAGAGACGTCAAGTCCGCAAACATATTGCTTGATGAGAACTTCATGGCGAAGGTTGCAGACTTTGGACTGTCTAAGACCGGACCTGAGCTCGATCAGACTCATGTGAGTACTGCTGTGAAAGGAAGTTTCGGGTATCTTGACCCTGAGTACTTCAGAAGGCAACAGCTCACTGAGAAGTCAGATGTCTACTCCTTTGGCGTTGTTCTGTTCGAGGTTCTCTGTGCTAGACCTGTTATAGACCCTACGCTTCCGAGAGAGATGGTGAATCTTGCGGAATGGGCGATGAAGTGGCAGAAGAAAGGGCTGTTGGATCAGATCATTGACCAGTCGCTTCGCGGTAACATCAGACCTGATTCGTTGAGGAAGTTTGCGGAGACAGCAGAGAAATGTTTGGCTGATTACGGAGTGGACAGGCCATCTATGGGAGATGTGTTGTGGAATCTTGAATACGCTCTGCAGCTGCAAGAAGCGGTGGTTGATGGCGAACCAGAAGATAACAGCACAAATATGATTGGAGACTTGCCTCCACAGATCAACAATTTCAGTCAGGGAGACACGAGTGTTAACGTACCGGGAACCGCGGGACGGTTTGAGGAATCGAGCATTGATGATCTCTCCGGTGTTTCAATGAGTAAAGTATTCTCTCAACTTGTGAAATCCGAAGGAAGGTAA
- the LOC106406076 gene encoding receptor-like protein kinase HERK 1 isoform X1, which yields MGVEKLATLVLVSCLFCSCCHGFTPQDNYLINCGSPSNSTLTDRVFMSDKLASNLLSSDNQEILASQSSSSSSDIYQTARVFTGVARYKFSVARGRHWVRLHFSPFNYQTYQMGSANFAVSSQTHVLLTDFTVKSRDVKEYSLNVDTDDLVLTFTPSGGSFAFVNAIEVISVPDSLITSSPPPRVVGASGAFQGSLSSHAFETIHRLNMGGSLVTPNNDTLTRTWQPDSGFLLEKNLAKTVSKIPSVNFVPGYATEETAPKTVYGTCTEMNSDQNPNAIFNVTWELDVDPGFHYFLRFHFCDIVSLSLNQLYFNLYIDSMLAVTDLDLSTYVDNTLAGAYSMDLVMPSPKSSNKMRVSIGPSTVHTDYPNAIVNGLEIMKMNNSRGQLSDGAFVPGGGGPSTKQKNVGLIVGATVGPLLALALLGACFVFFCKKRKRGQDGYSKTWMPFSINGTSVGSKGSRGTTLTSITTNANYRIPFAAVKDATNNFDESRNIGVGGFGKVYKGELNDGTRVAVKRGNPKSQQGLAEFRTEIEMLSQFRHRHLVSLIGYCDENNEMILVYEYMENGTVKGHLYGSGLPSLTWKQRLEICIGAARGLHYLHTGDSKPVIHRDVKSANILLDENFMAKVADFGLSKTGPELDQTHVSTAVKGSFGYLDPEYFRRQQLTEKSDVYSFGVVLFEVLCARPVIDPTLPREMVNLAEWAMKWQKKGLLDQIIDQSLRGNIRPDSLRKFAETAEKCLADYGVDRPSMGDVLWNLEYALQLQEAVVDGEPEDNSTNMIGDLPPQINNFSQGDTSVNVPGTAGRFEESSIDDLSGVSMSKVFSQLVKSEGR from the coding sequence ATGGGTGTTGAAAAGTTGGCAACTTTGGTATTGGTTTCGTGCTTGTTCTGCAGCTGCTGCCATGGATTCACGCCTCAGGACAACTACTTAATCAACTGCGGCTCACCCTCCAATTCCACCCTCACGGATCGAGTCTTCATGTCCGATAAGCTCGCCTCCAACTTACTCTCCTCTGACAACCAAGAGATCCTCGCGAGTcaaagcagcagcagcagctccgACATCTACCAGACGGCCAGAGTCTTCACCGGAGTCGCTCGCTACAAATTCTCCGTCGCTCGTGGCCGTCACTGGGTCCGTCTCCATTTCAGTCCCTTCAACTACCAAACCTACCAAATGGGCTCTGCCAACTTCGCGGTTTCGTCACAGACTCATGTGCTCTTAACCGACTTCACGGTCAAGAGCAGAGATGTAAAAGAGTACTCTTTGAACGTAGACACCGATGATCTCGTCCTCACGTTTACTCCCTCTGGTGGTTCCTTTGCGTTTGTGAACGCTATTGAGGTTATCTCCGTGCCCGACTCATTGATCACTTCTTCTCCTCCCCCGAGGGTAGTAGGCGCCTCGGGGGCCTTTCAGGGGAGCTTGTCGTCGCATGCTTTCGAAACCATTCATAGACTGAACATGGGCGGTTCGCTTGTTACCCCTAACAACGATACTCTCACAAGAACTTGGCAGCCCGACTCGGGTTTTCTCCTGGAGAAGAATCTAGCTAAAACTGTGTCTAAGATTCCGTCTGTTAACTTTGTTCCAGGCTATGCAACGGAGGAGACTGCGCCCAAAACTGTGTACGGTACTTGCACTGAGATGAATTCCGACCAGAACCCCAATGCCATTTTCAATGTCACGTGGGAGTTGGACGTTGATCCGGGGTTTCACTACTTTTTACGCTTCCACTTCTGCGACATCGTGAGCTTGTCTCTCAACCAGCTGTATTTCAATCTTTACATCGACTCCATGCTCGCTGTTACCGATCTTGATCTCAGCACTTATGTGGATAACACCCTCGCTGGTGCATACAGCATGGACCTTGTAATGCCCTCGCCTAAGAGTAGTAATAAAATGCGTGTCAGCATTGGTCCTTCAACTGTTCACACTGACTACCCAAACGCGATTGTGAATGGACTGGAGATCATGAAGATGAACAACTCTCGAGGTCAGCTAAGCGACGGGGCATTTGTGCCAGGTGGTGGTGGTCCCAGCACTAAGCAGAAGAATGTTGGTTTGATTGTAGGTGCAACCGTTGGTCCGTTGCTCGCGTTAGCCCTCTTGGGAGCTTGCTTTGTCTTCTTCTGTAAGAAGCGGAAACGTGGCCAAGATGGTTACTCCAAGACTTGGATGCCGTTTTCGATTAATGGAACTTCGGTGGGAAGCAAAGGTTCACGTGGAACCACGCTCACAAGTATAACTACAAACGCCAACTACCGTATCCCCTTTGCGGCGGTTAAAGACGCTACAAACAACTTCGACGAGAGTCGCAACATTGGTGTGGGAGGTTTTGGGAAAGTCTACAAAGGAGAGCTTAACGATGGCACTAGAGTAGCTGTGAAGAGAGGGAACCCAAAGTCTCAGCAAGGGCTTGCTGAGTTCAGGACAGAAATAGAGATGTTATCACAGTTTCGGCACCGCCATTTGGTTTCTCTGATCGGTTACTGCGACGAGAACAACGAGATGATACTGGTTTACGAGTATATGGAGAATGGAACGGTGAAGGGTCATCTTTACGGCTCGGGTCTTCCTAGCTTGACTTGGAAACAACGCCTTGAGATCTGCATTGGCGCGGCTAGAGGATTGCATTACCTTCACACGGGTGACTCCAAACCTGTCATCCACAGAGACGTCAAGTCCGCAAACATATTGCTTGATGAGAACTTCATGGCGAAGGTTGCAGACTTTGGACTGTCTAAGACCGGACCTGAGCTCGATCAGACTCATGTGAGTACTGCTGTGAAAGGAAGTTTCGGGTATCTTGACCCTGAGTACTTCAGAAGGCAACAGCTCACTGAGAAGTCAGATGTCTACTCCTTTGGCGTTGTTCTGTTCGAGGTTCTCTGTGCTAGACCTGTTATAGACCCTACGCTTCCGAGAGAGATGGTGAATCTTGCGGAATGGGCGATGAAGTGGCAGAAGAAAGGGCTGTTGGATCAGATCATTGACCAGTCGCTTCGCGGTAACATCAGACCTGATTCGTTGAGGAAGTTTGCGGAGACAGCAGAGAAATGTTTGGCTGATTACGGAGTGGACAGGCCATCTATGGGAGATGTGTTGTGGAATCTTGAATACGCTCTGCAGCTGCAAGAAGCGGTGGTTGATGGCGAACCAGAAGATAACAGCACAAATATGATTGGAGACTTGCCTCCACAGATCAACAATTTCAGTCAGGGAGACACGAGTGTTAACGTACCGGGAACCGCGGGACGGTTTGAGGAATCGAGCATTGATGATCTCTCCGGTGTTTCAATGAGTAAAGTATTCTCTCAACTTGTGAAATCCGAAGGAAGGTAA